In Gemmobacter sp., the sequence CGCGCATCGCGGTGGACACGCCGCGGCTGACCGGATCCATCGCCCTTACCGGCGGCCGGCTGGACGACCTGTCGCTGCGCGACTATCGCCAGACCGCCGACGACACTTCCGCCATCGTGCGCCTGCTGCGCCCGATGGGGGGCGCCAACGCCTATTACGCCATCCACGGCTGGGCGCCGGGCGGCAGCCTGGCCGATGCCGACGTGCCCGGGCCGAACACCGTCTGGTCGGTGGCCGAGGGCGATACGCTGGCGCCGGGCAAGCCGGTGGTGCTGGAATGGGCGAACGGCAAGGGCTTGACCTTCCGCCGCACCATGGCGGTGGACCAGGACTACATGTTCAGCATCACCCAGTCGGTGACCAACGCCGGGACCGAGGCCGCGCGCCTGGCCCCCTATGGCCTGCTGGCCCGCCATGGCCTGCCGCCCGATCTGGAAAACTTCTTCATCAGCCATGAAGGCACCATCCAGATGGCCGATGGCCGCCTGGCCGAAACCGATTATTCGGACCTTCAGGAAGCGACCGTTTCGGCCACCGAAGGCGTGCCGATGACCTCGGTCGAGGTGGCGTCCAGCGGCTGGCTGGGCTTTGCCGACAAATACTGGATGTCGATGCTGATCCCGCAGGGCGGCCAGCCCTATACGGCGGTGCAGAAATACTTCCCCACCCGCGATGTCTGGCAGACCGAAACCCGCATGGCCGCCGTCAGCGTGGCCCCGGGCGAGACGGTGACGGTGGAAAGCCGCCTGTTCGCGGGCGCCAAGGAATGGGCGCTGCTGCGCGAATATGAAAATGCCCCCGGCTTCATGGCCAGGCTGTTCGGCGCCGAGGTCAACCCCGCCATCCAGCCCGTTCCGGGATTTGTCGACGCGATCGACTGGGGCTGGTTCTTCTTTCTGACCAAGCCGATCTTTGCCGTCCTGCACTGGCTGAACGCCCAGATCGGCAACATGGGTCTGGCCATCATCGCGCTGACGTTCCTGCTCAAGGCGCTGGTGCTGCCGCTGGCCTACAAATCCTACGTCAGCATGGCGCGGATGAAGGAATTGCAGCCCGCGATGGAGGCGCTGAAAGAGCGCGTGGGCGACGACCGCCAGAAGATGCAGCAAGAGATGATGAAGCTGTATCGCGACAAGAAGGTGAACCCGGCTGCCGGGTGCCTGCCGATCCTGTTGCAGATCCCGATCTTCTTCAGCCTCTACAAGGTGATCTTCGTCACCATCGAACTGCGCCACGCGCCCTTCTTCGGCGTGTTCGACGACCTGTCGACGCCCGATCCCACCTCGCTGTTCAACCTGTTCGGCCTGCTGCCCTGGGGCACGCCGGAACAGGGCACCATCCTGGCGCTGGTGTTCATCGGCATCCTGCCGATCCTGCTGGGCATCACCATGTGGTTGCAGCAGAAACTGAACCCGGCCCCCGCCGATCCGGTGCAGGCGCAGGTCTTTGCCTGGATGCCCTGGGTGTTCATGTTCATCCTGGGCGGGTTTGCCAGCGGTCTGGTGGTCTACTGGATCACCAACAACCTGATCACCTTCAGCCAGCAATACGCCATCATGCGCAGCCACGGGCACAAGCCGGACATCTTCGGCAACATCCGCGCCAGCGTGAAGCGCAAGCCCAAGGCCGATCCGGCGAAGGCCCCGGACAAGGCGTCGGAAAAGGCCAAGCTGACGGACAAGGCCAAGAAGAAATGACCGCGCGGCTGCGGATCCTCTGCCGCCATCCGCTCAAGGGCCACGGACGCGAGGAACTCGCGTCCGTTCGCCTTTCGGCGGGGCAGGCGATGCCCTGGGATCGGGTCTGGGCCGTGGCGCATGATGCGGCGCGGCTGGACCCGGATGGCGGCTGGAGCCGCTGCCTGAACTTTGCCCGCGGCGCCAAGGCGCCGGAACTGATGGCGCTGGAAAGCACGCTGGACGAGGCGACGGGCGACCTGACCCTGCGCCATCCCGACCGCGGCGCGATCACCTTCCGGCTGGGCGATGCGGCGCAGATGGCGCGGGCGGTCGACTGGTTGCGCCCGCTGAACCCTGCGGGTCGCGCCCAGCCTGCGCAGATCGTCACCGCCAGCCAGCCGCTGACCGACAGCGCCTGGCCCTCGGTGTCGCTGCTGTCGCTGGACACGCTGGACGATCTGGGCGCCCGGATGGGCATGACCCTGTCGCCCCACCGCTTTCGCGGCAACCTGTGGGTGCGGGGCTGGCAGCCGTGGCAGGAATTCGACATGATCGGGCAGGACATCGCGGTCGGCCCGGTGCGGCTGCGCATCCGCGAACGCATCACGCGCTGCAAGGCCACTACGGTGGATCCGGCCACCGGCCTGGTGCAGGGCGATACGCTGGCCGCCTTGCAGGCCGGCTGGGACCATCAGGATTTCGGCGTCTATGCCGAGGTGATCACGGGCGGACCCATCGCCCTTGGGGACGAGGTGCGGCCATGCAACTGACCTTTCCGCTGGCAGACGAGCCCGAGGACGCCGCCCGTGAAAAGGGCCGCCTGCTGTTCGCGGGGCCGGTCGACTTCGTCAAGGGTGTGGTCGCCATGCCCGGCCTGCCGCCGGCCGACCGGGTGGAATTCTGCTTTGCCGGCCGGTCGAACGTCGGGAAATCCAGCCTGATCAACGCGCTGACCGGGCGCAAGAACCTGGCGCGGGCGTCGAACACGCCGGGCCGGACGCAGGAAATCAACTATTTCGCGCTTGGCGACAGCTACTACATGGTCGACCTTCCGGGCTATGGCTATGCCGAGGCGCCGGTGGCCATCGTGGCGAAATGGCAGGCGCTGCTGAAGCAATACCTGGCCGGCCGCGCCACCCTGCGCCGGGTCTTCGTGCTGGTCGACATGCGCCATGGCGTGAAATCGGTGGATCAGGAGATCCTGACCCTGCTCGACAAATCCGCGGTGACCTTCCAGGTGGTGCTGACCAAGGCGGACAAGGTGAACAAGGCCACCCGCGATGAAACCATTGCCCAGGTGCAAGGCGCGCTTGGCAAGCATCCGGCGGCCTACCCGGAAATCATCATCACCTCGTCGGAAAAGGGCGAGGGGCTGGAAACCCTGCGCGCGATCATCGCCGGGTTGGGCTGACCGCATCCGGCGCCCCCTTCATCTGTCCATAAATATCCCGGGGGGAGTCGCGGAACGCGACGGGGGGCTGGCCCCCCTCTGACCTCAGCCCCAGGTGGCGCCCGCAGGCGGGGGGCCCTGCCCCCCGGCCGCCGCTGGCGGCTCCCCCGGGGATATTTATGGACAGATAAAAGTCAGGGCCGGGGGGCAGCGGCGCGGGACAGCCGGTCGTTGATGGCAAGGCCAAGCCCGGTCAGCGGCACCGGCGCGATGGCGATGCGGCCGACGGGGCCGGCCAGCCGGTCGGCGCGGCGCAGGATGTCGAACAGGCGCGCGGCGGCCTGATCCAGATCGCCGGTTTCCGACAGGTTGAGCGCGGCGCCGGGGCAGGGACCGAAGCCCACCCAGATCTCGCCCGGCTGCGGATCGGTGGCGTTCAGCCGGACGCTGGCGTCGGGGGCGTAGTGCGAGGCAAGCTGGCCGGGCGCCTCGGGCAGCG encodes:
- the yidC gene encoding membrane protein insertase YidC — protein: MNDQNKNLILATALSFLVILVWFVLFPPADAPAVDPNAPAVAVTEGTAPPSVATPGTAAATPEAAPETARIAVDTPRLTGSIALTGGRLDDLSLRDYRQTADDTSAIVRLLRPMGGANAYYAIHGWAPGGSLADADVPGPNTVWSVAEGDTLAPGKPVVLEWANGKGLTFRRTMAVDQDYMFSITQSVTNAGTEAARLAPYGLLARHGLPPDLENFFISHEGTIQMADGRLAETDYSDLQEATVSATEGVPMTSVEVASSGWLGFADKYWMSMLIPQGGQPYTAVQKYFPTRDVWQTETRMAAVSVAPGETVTVESRLFAGAKEWALLREYENAPGFMARLFGAEVNPAIQPVPGFVDAIDWGWFFFLTKPIFAVLHWLNAQIGNMGLAIIALTFLLKALVLPLAYKSYVSMARMKELQPAMEALKERVGDDRQKMQQEMMKLYRDKKVNPAAGCLPILLQIPIFFSLYKVIFVTIELRHAPFFGVFDDLSTPDPTSLFNLFGLLPWGTPEQGTILALVFIGILPILLGITMWLQQKLNPAPADPVQAQVFAWMPWVFMFILGGFASGLVVYWITNNLITFSQQYAIMRSHGHKPDIFGNIRASVKRKPKADPAKAPDKASEKAKLTDKAKKK
- a CDS encoding MOSC domain-containing protein — encoded protein: MTARLRILCRHPLKGHGREELASVRLSAGQAMPWDRVWAVAHDAARLDPDGGWSRCLNFARGAKAPELMALESTLDEATGDLTLRHPDRGAITFRLGDAAQMARAVDWLRPLNPAGRAQPAQIVTASQPLTDSAWPSVSLLSLDTLDDLGARMGMTLSPHRFRGNLWVRGWQPWQEFDMIGQDIAVGPVRLRIRERITRCKATTVDPATGLVQGDTLAALQAGWDHQDFGVYAEVITGGPIALGDEVRPCN
- the yihA gene encoding ribosome biogenesis GTP-binding protein YihA/YsxC; amino-acid sequence: MQLTFPLADEPEDAAREKGRLLFAGPVDFVKGVVAMPGLPPADRVEFCFAGRSNVGKSSLINALTGRKNLARASNTPGRTQEINYFALGDSYYMVDLPGYGYAEAPVAIVAKWQALLKQYLAGRATLRRVFVLVDMRHGVKSVDQEILTLLDKSAVTFQVVLTKADKVNKATRDETIAQVQGALGKHPAAYPEIIITSSEKGEGLETLRAIIAGLG